One Lepisosteus oculatus isolate fLepOcu1 chromosome 4, fLepOcu1.hap2, whole genome shotgun sequence genomic window, TGCACCAGAGGGGactcgggggggggggactgCAGGGAGGACAGACCATCCCAGACCAGAGTGGGGTTCAGCccggacactggggttaacagctAACACCCCTAGTCCTACAACCAGAGCCAGGATCTTTTAATGACCGAGTAATCAGGGCCTCAGTTTAATATTGGAAACTGCAGCCGTAGCCTAGCCCCGAAAACGGCCGTGTCTCCCTGAGACTTTGGCCCGTTGCTGGCCGGAGAGGAAGAAGGCTGAGCTGCTGTTCACAGGGGAAGCTCTGTGGTAGATGTGGAAAATATCGCAGTAGGTTTTCACGCCCTTATCTCTGTCAGAATGACTTCTCAGAAAGGCTCGTGATGCTCCCTGCTCTTGGGGAGATGGTGCATCCTTGTAGCTAGAGCTTTGCCTCCAGATGCTCATTGCGAGAGGCTTGTCAGTCACGTAGACAGATTGTCATGAGCCCCACTTGCTTGCCGAGACCCTGTTTTTCACACCGTCTTTAACTTTTTGAAAAGCCGGACAGAGTTGGTCATTAGCGTGACGCGTGTACCAGTTTCCTGGTTAATGTTTTCATTCATTAAAGCTACCGtgtcgtttttattttttactcttCAATTAACGTCAATATCACGTTCACTGTTAAATTTGCAAGCAATGAACCATGAAAACAGATGGTAATTTAGCCAATTTTTGGTGCACTTAATTAACAGTGAACACTTCTGGAATGAAGGTCTGAGACCCTGGGTCACCAGCACCTGTACTGAGACTCCCTGCTTCCCAGCCTCTCCCCGGCGGCGCTGTCCCAGGACAGCAGTCAGTGATCCTCGCTCGTGGTCCAGAAGAGCCACAGTCCTGCAGGGTTACAGGCGACTCTTAACTCCTGGATGACTAAAATAGTAATCGAGTCCAGGTCAGTTCATAATTGAGTCCGCTGCTCCCCTCGGAGCTCAGGGCAGATGAACAGCGGACGGCTCCGGCTCTCTCGgaccaggagagaggaggactgCTGTAAATCCAGCAGGGGTGTCGTGCAGAGTGAGACGGTGGGAGGCCTCACCCCCAGAAGCACTCCCTTGCAGTGATGCTGCAGTGCGCACCTCCGCTGGGTTTACCTCCATCCCTGGCCTGGTTCTAGACCTGTCGGCAGGCGAGTCTTGACGGTGTGGGAGACAGGGCTGTCGAGCTCTGGGCCTCTAGGGGTGCTGCTCAGCAGGGGCCTATAGGTTTCTTTACATCTCCTTCTTCCTAAGAACAAGGACAGACTTCAGCTTGTCCAGAGGGACTTCATTCATATAATAAAAGAGGGCTCTGGCGATAGGAGAATCTGCAGCCTTCTGGCGCTCTGCAGGAGACGCCTTCCTGCCTCCCTGCAGGCTGTGGAGACGTTCAGGAGGGGGTGAAGAAGAAGACACTGCGCTCCGAAGCATTGCTCAAGAAGCCCTGCCTGTTGAAACTTGAGTGCTGTTGATGGAGAGATACTCTTGTGCGGCTCTTGCAACACTAACAGTGGTCTGTTATCGATGTAGAAGTCAAGTCAGTTTTTAGGTGCCACTGGCTGTTTATTGACCTTGCGTTATTTATCCCGTTCGTTCACTGAAAACACATTCTCGTTGACAGTGATGATCTGGAGACTCGTCTATGCAGCAGGACTTCACTGGAGCTGGGCAGCATAGCTCCTGTTCTGTATGGCCATGATTTTATGGTTGTCCACCTGAGCCCTTAATTACCCAGCCAAACTCATCATTTACTTAATTagcctttctttcttcttgctAAGATTCCTTGAGGGGCCAATGCTGGGCTTCACAATCTGAGTTAACTACGTTAGGGCTCAGTACTCGAtgtaggatttgaacccacaacccatGGGTTCGGAGCCCAGAGCCCTACCCACTATCCCACCCTACTGCCCAGGCAGGTGCCCCACTCAGAGCTAACACAGAGCCACTAAGATCATGTGTTTCCTCCTGAACCTGCCTGTAGAAAACTCAGCTCTTGTTCAGGAGGAAGCAAactaagaataaaacaaaaagcccTGGTTCAGTTTTACCGCTGCAGAATTTGGAATCGAAACTTCTATTCTATTTAAAGACAGTAACAGAGAAGCAGTAAACGTATTATTGTGGTTCTTATTAATGGATTTGGCAGGTGACTTTATCTGAAGTGCTTTGACCTAAAACAAAAAGGATACAGTTTACATTGGGACGCCTTTTAACAACACAGAAGTCAGAACGGTACAGAAATGCCTGCGAAAGAATATGACTTACCCcagaatgatttttttccccccaacgcTAGCAGGTAAAGTGCTAGGAGACACTCTACGTAGTTattgcatgtaaaaaaaaaaagaatgttttgtgcataaaaaataaattccagcACACTGACCAGTACGTTTCTCACTTACAGTACACCCCAGTTAAATAATCAGTTACAAATGACAGCACACGTGTTGATGCATGTCCTGTACAATATAATTATgggggcagcagtgggattaGTGGCAATTGCCCCATGTGAAAAAGTCAAGATGTTTCTAAACGTATGCGAGTATGGGTAAAACAGATATATGTGTGTGGCGCTGTTAGTTTTATCATGACGAATGCTAGGCTGAGCAGGTGGGGTTTCTCGGTGTGGGCAGTCGAGCTCCAGCCCCGCTGGGTGTTGCAGTTCGTGACCGTCAGTGAGAAGGCGCTTGCAACAGGCTCTGTCCTCACTTCCTCGCCCTGCTGTCTGCTCGGcgagcctctctctctctgcctgctgCTGTGCGTCTGTCTGTCGGCCTGTGACCCCcacatctctctctctgacaCGGCTGCGTCTCCTCATCAGGTGAGTCTCCGAGGTGCCAGGGGTCCGGTGCGCATTGCTGTGTGCCCACGGTGCGAAATCTGTTGGTTGTGCGTTCGATGGGCACACAGGACATGGACAGACACCACTGCCAGACTGGCTCTCGCCTTCTGGACTTCTTTCTTTTCAGCTCTTCAGCTTACTAGTGGCTGATCCATATCGGCATTAGTGTTTGCAGGTGATCGAGCTGTAGCCTTCCTTGGGTGATGTTTCCTCTTTGCTCTGTGGTGCAGCTGTACAGAAGACCGGTCACAAACAGGGGAGAAGGGTGCTTTTTGTCTGTAGCTAAtcgatcccaggatctcatccagctgtttcttgaaataaaGAAACGGGCTTCTACTTCAACAGCGTGGCTGGGCTACTTGTTCCGGACCCagaccactctttgtgtaaaggacCAGCCCGAACCCTGCTCTCACAACCTTGTGTGAGCAGGTTGTGCAGCACATCTCTCGGCTGAGGAAGAGACGCAGAACAAGATGGAAATTTTGTTGCTTCATAGTTTCAGGGCTGTTTTATTGAAGATGGCATAACTTTGCAGCTACGCAAAACTCCGGCTGGGAAAATGTAAGGCTAGAATTTAGACTCCAGGGCTCTAGGATGTAAATGATCTAGAGCATAAGTTCTTGGAATAAAGTGCTTGGTTCTTCCTTCTAAAAAGTGCTCTTCTAAACTGGACGCGAGCTGTAATAGAAATTTTTCAAGTGATAGAAAATCTGGGCTTATTTCTGCACCAGTTCTGTAAGTAACGTCTGAGTGTTGGGGTGCGTGGTTCTGCTGGGGTGTTGAACTCAATGTTGGGGTGAGTTTGTTCTTGAAAGCAGCAGGTCTGGGAGCACCAGACGTCTGCAGTGCACGCTGTGCAGTGTGTTAAAGCCGGTGTGCTCGTGATAGAGGCTCCGTGAGGTCATCCAGTGCTGGTGAGAAGCGTGGGTGTGCTTCCTCATGCCAGTGAAAAGAAAGACCGACGGGCACAAGTGCTCACTACCGAGACCCTCAGACACCCATGGATGGGCACACAGCAACATTACTCAAACTGCTCGCGGGTGCCAGGCTGGTGCCCAGTGCTGTTTATGTCCACCTTTCCAGTGTCAGAGGTCAGAGCTGCACAAGCTGACTGATGGTTAACTGTCTGTCGAAACAGTAAGTGAGGCTTTGGGGAGGGAGCTGCCTATTGGATTTCACTGAACTAACACGGGGTACTTCATGTCCCAAACTGCACTGTATGTGGTAACCATACCTACAGTGCACAGGAGTGAGCTGGAGATAGTGGGGAATTGGCTCATTTAAGACTGTCAATTATTATTCATCAGAAGTTGTGTCATAGCACAAATCCCAGGGAGAAATCGAGCTGGGCGTCCTTGTGAAGAcctgcagtgtccagtgtggAAGCCAGCAGGTGCAGGGCTGGTGTGTGTTTGCCCCCTGTGCCCTGGGCTGGGTGGGCTTGCTGGTGTGGTAGAGAGGAGATGGGAGTCTGAATGAGTAAGGCTGGACGTACTGGCCAGTAGTTCCAACCTGTGCCCAGGAGCTCCGGCCTCTTTGACTGCTGCTTGTGGGAGTGTGCCGAGCATCGAGGACACCTTGTACACTGACCTGCTGAAACAGCATCTTGCGTCAGCCCGTTCGCAAAACAGAGGCAAAGCATTGGGGGCGCCGTTTGCGCTCAGTTTTGGCTGTGATTGTGACACCAACAGACACACGCGGTGGAAGTCTGAAGCTTGGGGATATTTTCACATTAAATATGGTGGTTTCTCTGAACGCGATCGGTTAGTTTCTTCAGGTATCTGAACAATTTGAATACAGTTTTGAGGGTCATTTGTTGGGCTCACTGGGTTGCTAAGATCTTTGTAATGTTGAGCAGCTTGACATCTTGTCTCAACATGGCACAAGAAATCCAGTTTTGTCCCATATCCCCTCATCCCTGAATCCCTTCCCAACCCAGTTTGCAATatcttgtatactgtatatgtaaagaacaatattctatatatacagtataatcggTATTCTGTATGGATTTGTGCTTTCTCCaggcatgtttttcttttttttttaagcttcagGTTTTCCTCATGCAAATTCGAAGGTGGCCTTTTCATTTGAAGGTGACAGTCTTGCACTGTCACTCTGAGATCAAGGAAGAAACAAGACGGTTCTCACAAGTGGGTTCTCTGAGGTCTGAGCACTGTAAGGTGTGAGCAGAGAGCTGTGGCGAACCCTCAGCCACAAAGTCGCTAGTGTCTGCAGTTTCCTAATCCTCTGCGCTCAACACGAAATCTAAGACCAAGACACCTCAAAGAGTGGAGGGGCCAGGTCCCGGGTGTGTGGGAGGTGTTTGACTGGAAAGCTAGCAGGATGTGTGTGGCGATTCTCCACAGTGCCATCAGGGTTTGAGAGATCAGCCGTGAAGCAAGCCACAAAGCTCTCTGCCCCCACTCCTCCCTGAGGCTCCTGGGAGAGAGCGGACCGGGCTTGATACTGGGTCCAGAcggacttttttttccctggaaCCAGTCCAAGATCAGTTAATATCTGGGGAACTGTGTCTCGCCTGAGGTGTTTCTCCTTTTACAGATTGCTGCTCTGCTTCCTTTACCAAACAGCTGCAGGAGAGTTAACAGGGCTGTTTTTTTCGTTTTAAGTAACCCGTGTTTCTTGTGACGGGGTTTTCATGCGCTCACTGTTCAGTAGCAAAGCATCCTGCAGAACAGCCAGCGCGTGAGTCGGCAGAGGTGTCTCTCCTGGCCTGCACAGTGCGGCGCAACAGAGCGCGTCTGTGTGCCGTCGGGACCGATGCAGACGCGGGCAGGATTTCAGACCCGCCTGTTTCTCCTTCTGCAGCACGAGGTGGTCAGGGAGGTTTAGCACGAGTCCCTTAGGGCACAACACTAAGCACACAACGGAGGGGACACAAACACGGCGGTGACTAGCATGACCTTGGCTGCGTGTGTTGGGCGGGGCCCCGCGGAAAACGCTCGTCCATCTGGCTGGTATCCGTAGCGCAAGCGCCAGGTCGTTTGCCACATCGTGGCAAAGACGGGGCCGAGACGCGTCATGACAGGGGGGCTGGGCCTAGTTAAGTACTTGACTGCAGATTTCGGTGAAGGCCGCGGGCGTCCCATATGGCGGGGGGCTCCCAGGACTGCTGATGTGTAACGCGGTCCCCTCCCTCTCTGCTGTCTGCGTCTTGTGGCTGCAGGTGCGATGGGGAGGTGCGGGCCGTCCCTCTGCACCGGCGGCCGGACCTGCTGGCCGCGTGCGCCGACCTGCTGAACGCGGAGTGGCGGCGCAGCGCCGGGGCGAGGCGGCACTCCCTGGAGCAGTCCTGCGACGGCTTCCCCGTGAGCCTGGTGCTGCTGCAGGGCGCCGGCGCGGCCGAGAGGCTGCTGGGCCACGCCAGGCTGTCCCTGGTGGTGGGGCAGGAGGGCAGCCTGTTCGTGGAGTCGGTGGTGGTCGCGGCCGAGCTGCGGGGGCGGGGCTTCGGCCGCGCGCTCATGGAGGCGGCCGAGCGCTACGCCCGGGGGCGGGGCTTCCGCAGGCTGTGCCTCACCACCCACGACCAGCAGTGCTTCTACGCCCGCCTGGGCTACGGCCCCTCGCGGCCCGTGCAGAGCGCCGGCGCCATGACCGCGTTCGTGCCCATGGAGGTCCTGCAGAGGTTCTCGCGCCCGCCAGCGGAAGGGGGAGACTCGAGgatggcggcggcggcggtggcGGCACCCCTTCCCCGGAATGGCCCCCAATGCCTGTCTGTGACCACTCCCTCGCAGGCTCCTCCCCCGGACACGCCCACTGCACCATTGGCCCcgcccctcccccctctctcttctTTGGGTCCTCCTAAGGCCTCTCTGTGCCACCCCGCCCCCCCtgctcctccccctccccccctctccgcCCACCTCCAGCCCGCAGTCTCCTCGTCTTCCCCTCAGGCCGCGCTGGGGACGCCCTACAGGGATGCAAGGGGACGGCCCGTCTTCTGGATGCAGAAAGACCTCTGAGGGGACCCGGGATCCGGGATGTCGACCCAGACAGGAGGAAGTCGTCTCCTTCGCCCCGCGGCGGTGAAGAGGGCGTCATGCCAAGCGGATCAACGTCAAGGTGGCACGATGACGGGTTCGAACGTTGACCAGCGGCTAGGGAGGAGGAGGCAGGACGAGGACATCCAAGCCCTGGAGGCTCCCGAAGAAAATTCCCTTGGCACGCTGGGTGTGTGACCACCAGCCCGGGAAGAGAGCCTGGACACTAGTGCTACCGGACTCCTTTCACTCGTCCCGTATCGGACCTGCCAGCTGCCATGCGAGAAACGGCTGCGGGTTCGACACCAGCTGTGCCACCTGAGAGGCCTTCATCTTGGCAGCTGCGATATTCccttgtattttaatttcacattaaaaCATCACTGAGCTTGACTTGAAAAAGACTCTTTATGTGTCTTTATGTGAGCATCCACAAGGGTGTTGTGCATCCTGTCTCCCTGCAGAGAGGTGcctggaggcagaagcaggaTAGTTTCTGTTTCGCGTCCGTATTTAGGAAACCGCTGCAAAATGTTTCTAGAA contains:
- the naa80 gene encoding N-alpha-acetyltransferase 80; this translates as SVRRRLQQALSSLPRPAVCSASLSLSACCCASVCRPVTPTSLSLTRLRLLIRCDGEVRAVPLHRRPDLLAACADLLNAEWRRSAGARRHSLEQSCDGFPVSLVLLQGAGAAERLLGHARLSLVVGQEGSLFVESVVVAAELRGRGFGRALMEAAERYARGRGFRRLCLTTHDQQCFYARLGYGPSRPVQSAGAMTAFVPMEVLQRFSRPPAEGGDSRMAAAAVAAPLPRNGPQCLSVTTPSQAPPPDTPTAPLAPPLPPLSSLGPPKASLCHPAPPAPPPPPLSAHLQPAVSSSSPQAALGTPYRDARGRPVFWMQKDL